One genomic region from Proteus vulgaris encodes:
- a CDS encoding LuxR C-terminal-related transcriptional regulator has protein sequence MINTLIISQVEIFSLGIKTLLSQIKKINVRKVMNDESDAFRYCRQFSVNLIIIYSVPSLSLIDSIKRIKRSSLSIKIIVISPKIDSILSITLLQLGIEGFIVIDTSCENILQAIRQVCIGQRYISQELAMEIALTKLQQELNPLHHLSERELQIMSMIIRGKKISQIASELNINTKTVNSYRYRMFSKLKISGDVELTHIAIRYGLIEIESHLQSGRQI, from the coding sequence TTGATAAATACATTGATAATAAGTCAAGTTGAAATATTTAGCTTGGGAATAAAAACACTTCTTAGTCAGATTAAAAAAATCAATGTCCGAAAGGTGATGAATGATGAAAGTGATGCATTTCGTTATTGTCGACAATTTTCGGTTAATCTTATTATTATTTATTCAGTACCATCACTCTCATTAATTGATTCTATAAAAAGAATAAAGCGATCATCTTTATCAATTAAAATCATTGTTATTTCACCAAAAATAGACTCTATATTATCAATAACACTTCTTCAATTGGGTATTGAAGGTTTTATTGTTATTGATACTTCTTGTGAAAATATTCTACAAGCTATCCGACAAGTTTGTATCGGTCAACGGTATATAAGCCAAGAGTTAGCGATGGAAATCGCACTAACAAAATTACAGCAAGAATTAAATCCGTTACATCACCTTTCAGAAAGAGAATTGCAGATTATGTCGATGATCATTAGAGGAAAAAAAATCTCACAAATCGCAAGTGAGCTGAATATTAATACAAAAACGGTAAATAGCTATCGTTACCGAATGTTTAGTAAACTTAAAATCTCAGGTGATGTAGAATTAACACATATAGCAATACGCTATGGGTTAATTGAGATAGAGAGTCATTTACAAAGTGGAAGACAAATTTGA
- a CDS encoding GFA family protein: protein MHQGQCLCGKVKLSTAQDISALSVCHCSMCLRWNGGPGFSIDCKSDLKIEGEENITRYDSSLWGERAFCKHCGSHLFYHLKETNTYYVSAGLFPDAKESKLTMQIYIDSKPPYYNFVEKTPMLTEQDIMNMFNK, encoded by the coding sequence ATGCATCAAGGTCAATGTTTATGCGGTAAAGTTAAACTATCAACAGCACAAGATATATCTGCGCTCAGTGTTTGTCATTGCAGTATGTGTTTGCGTTGGAATGGTGGTCCAGGTTTTTCAATTGATTGCAAATCAGATTTGAAGATTGAAGGCGAAGAAAATATAACACGCTATGATTCATCTTTATGGGGAGAACGGGCATTTTGTAAGCATTGTGGTTCTCATCTTTTTTACCATCTAAAAGAAACCAATACTTACTATGTATCAGCAGGATTATTCCCTGATGCAAAAGAAAGCAAACTAACAATGCAAATTTATATAGATAGTAAACCTCCTTATTATAATTTTGTAGAAAAAACACCAATGCTAACAGAACAAGATATTATGAATATGTTCAATAAATAA